One region of Xyrauchen texanus isolate HMW12.3.18 chromosome 11, RBS_HiC_50CHRs, whole genome shotgun sequence genomic DNA includes:
- the LOC127651395 gene encoding acyl-CoA dehydrogenase family member 11-like isoform X2: MAVQVCCRGNRWALHMLSRSVSHSSVSSKTVSELEEHTHSLSHTLFSRSAIGPFFQEKPLLTNPFTQDSLLRAYLKRHLPVQEVERDLLRFGERIVSEIDVLGRQCELNPPRLQRYDAWGRRVDHIITCDAWTHLKRISAHEGLVAAGYERTYGEYNRVYQMSKMYLFAPSAGLYTCPLAMTDGAAKVIQSSGMLVKEVFERLTSRDEKKFWTSGQWMTERRGGSDVSSGTETVARQQQGRFFKLYGFKWFTSATDADMTLTLARITDAHGHATPGSSGLSLFLAEVWDSDGSSNGVEVQRLKDKLGTRQVPTAELLLDGMKAQLISEEGRGVASIANMLTITRVYNTVCAVAAMRRMCQLCREYSCKRSAFGKLLKDHPLHVQTLSRLEMETRAAFLLTMEVCRLLGREENRSASERDTHLLRLLTPVAKLYTGKQAVCVVSEGLESFGGQGYIEDTGLPSMLRDAQERLVLAESCPALRQAVLSLRSSLSDLMSFSQTVTCRPAGCLELAARDLSYSLARIYMGALLVDHATWENATHTDIYTAQRWCDQDLCPVVTRDATGCYDPQTVIMDTELVYDGLKL; the protein is encoded by the exons ATGGCGGTTCAGGTCTGTTGCCGTGGTAACCGCTGGGCTCTGCACATGCTCAGTCGGAGTGTATCTCACAGCAGTGTGTCCAGCAAGACTGTCAGCGAGCTTGAAGagcatacacactctctctcacacacactgttttCCCGCTCTGCCATCGGACCATTCTTCCAGGAGAAACCACTGCTCACAAACCCCTTTACCCAAGATTCACTGCTCAGAGCTTACCTGAAGAGACACCTACCTGTGCAG gaggTGGAGCGAGACCTGTTGCGGTTTGGTGAGCGTATTGTCAGTGAAATTGACGTGTTGGGCCGTCAGTGTGAGCTGAATCCGCCCCGTCTGCAACGGTATGATGCGTGGGGTCGCCGTGTGGACCACATCATCACCTGCGACGCCTGGACACACCTGAAACGCATCTCTGCACATGAGGGGCTGGTCGCCGCGGGATACGAGAGGACATATGGAGAATACAA tcgtGTGTATCAGATGAGTAAGATGTACCTGTTCGCTCCGTCTGCTGGACTCTACACGTGTCCTCTGGCCATGACTGATGGAGCTGCTAAAGTCATACAg TCTTCAGGTATGCTGGTCAAAGAAGTGTTTGAGCGTTTGACGTCACGTGATGAGAAGAAATTCTGGACATCAGGACAGTGGATGACCGAGAGGAGAGGAGGATCTGACGTCT CGAGTGGCACTGAGACGGTTGCCAGGCAACAGCAGGGCAGGTTCTTCAAGCTTTATGGTTTTAAATGGTTCACCTCGGCAACAGACGCTGATATGACCCTAACACTGGCCCGCATCACAGACGCACATGGACACGCTACACCG gGCAGCAGTGGTCTGTCTCTGTTCCTGGCAGAGGTCTGGGACTCTGACGGTTCCTCTAACGGTGTGGAAGTTCAGCGGCTGAAGGACAAACTGGGCACCAGACAGGTGCCAACTGCTGAACTGCTGCTCGATGGCATGAAAGCTCAGCTG ATCTCAGAGGAAGGAAGGGGCGTGGCCTCCATTGCTAACATGTTGACTATAACTCGTGTTTATAACACCGTGTGTGCTGTGGCTGCAATGAGAAG gatgTGTCAGTTGTGTCGGGAATACTCCTGTAAACGCTCCGCGTTCGGCAAACTGCTGAAGGATCATCCACTGCACGTACAAACACTCAGCAGACtggag atggagACTCGAGCTGCGTTTCTCCTGACGATGGAAGTTTGTCGTCTTTTGGGTCGAGAGGAGAACAGAAGTGCttcagagagagacacacacctGCTGCGTCTGCTTACACCTGTGGCCAAACTCTACACGGGAAAACAG GCGGTGTGTGTGGTGTCGGAAGGGTTGGAGAGTTTCGGTGGTCAGGGTTACATTGAAGACACCGGCCTGCCCTCCATGCTGCGTGACGCTCAG GAGCGTTTGGTGTTGGCTGAATCGTGTCCTGCTCTGCGTCAGGCGGTCTTGTCTCTCCGCTCATCTCTCTCTGATTTAATGTCCTTCAGTCAGACGGTGACGTGTCGACCTGCAGGATGTCTGGAGCTCGCCGCTAGAGATCTGTCCTACAGCCTTGCTCGCATTTACATGG GTGCTCTGTTAGTGGATCACGCCACCTGGGAGAATgccacacacactgacatctacACAGcgcagag gtggtGTGATCAGGATTTGTGTCCAGTCGTCACTCGGGATGCCACAGGATGTTATGACCCCCAAACAGTCATCATGGACACAGAGCTGGTGTATGACGGCCTGAagctgtga
- the LOC127651395 gene encoding acyl-CoA dehydrogenase family member 11-like isoform X1: MAVQVCCRGNRWALHMLSRSVSHSSVSSKTVSELEEHTHSLSHTLFSRSAIGPFFQEKPLLTNPFTQDSLLRAYLKRHLPVQEVERDLLRFGERIVSEIDVLGRQCELNPPRLQRYDAWGRRVDHIITCDAWTHLKRISAHEGLVAAGYERTYGEYNRVYQMSKMYLFAPSAGLYTCPLAMTDGAAKVIQSSGMLVKEVFERLTSRDEKKFWTSGQWMTERRGGSDVSSGTETVARQQQGRFFKLYGFKWFTSATDADMTLTLARITDAHGHATPGSSGLSLFLAEVWDSDGSSNGVEVQRLKDKLGTRQVPTAELLLDGMKAQLISEEGRGVASIANMLTITRVYNTVCAVAAMRRMCQLCREYSCKRSAFGKLLKDHPLHVQTLSRLEMETRAAFLLTMEVCRLLGREENRSASERDTHLLRLLTPVAKLYTGKQAVCVVSEGLESFGGQGYIEDTGLPSMLRDAQVLSIWEGTTNVLSLDVLRSIAKSSGLVLQAFYADVKERLVLAESCPALRQAVLSLRSSLSDLMSFSQTVTCRPAGCLELAARDLSYSLARIYMGALLVDHATWENATHTDIYTAQRWCDQDLCPVVTRDATGCYDPQTVIMDTELVYDGLKL, encoded by the exons ATGGCGGTTCAGGTCTGTTGCCGTGGTAACCGCTGGGCTCTGCACATGCTCAGTCGGAGTGTATCTCACAGCAGTGTGTCCAGCAAGACTGTCAGCGAGCTTGAAGagcatacacactctctctcacacacactgttttCCCGCTCTGCCATCGGACCATTCTTCCAGGAGAAACCACTGCTCACAAACCCCTTTACCCAAGATTCACTGCTCAGAGCTTACCTGAAGAGACACCTACCTGTGCAG gaggTGGAGCGAGACCTGTTGCGGTTTGGTGAGCGTATTGTCAGTGAAATTGACGTGTTGGGCCGTCAGTGTGAGCTGAATCCGCCCCGTCTGCAACGGTATGATGCGTGGGGTCGCCGTGTGGACCACATCATCACCTGCGACGCCTGGACACACCTGAAACGCATCTCTGCACATGAGGGGCTGGTCGCCGCGGGATACGAGAGGACATATGGAGAATACAA tcgtGTGTATCAGATGAGTAAGATGTACCTGTTCGCTCCGTCTGCTGGACTCTACACGTGTCCTCTGGCCATGACTGATGGAGCTGCTAAAGTCATACAg TCTTCAGGTATGCTGGTCAAAGAAGTGTTTGAGCGTTTGACGTCACGTGATGAGAAGAAATTCTGGACATCAGGACAGTGGATGACCGAGAGGAGAGGAGGATCTGACGTCT CGAGTGGCACTGAGACGGTTGCCAGGCAACAGCAGGGCAGGTTCTTCAAGCTTTATGGTTTTAAATGGTTCACCTCGGCAACAGACGCTGATATGACCCTAACACTGGCCCGCATCACAGACGCACATGGACACGCTACACCG gGCAGCAGTGGTCTGTCTCTGTTCCTGGCAGAGGTCTGGGACTCTGACGGTTCCTCTAACGGTGTGGAAGTTCAGCGGCTGAAGGACAAACTGGGCACCAGACAGGTGCCAACTGCTGAACTGCTGCTCGATGGCATGAAAGCTCAGCTG ATCTCAGAGGAAGGAAGGGGCGTGGCCTCCATTGCTAACATGTTGACTATAACTCGTGTTTATAACACCGTGTGTGCTGTGGCTGCAATGAGAAG gatgTGTCAGTTGTGTCGGGAATACTCCTGTAAACGCTCCGCGTTCGGCAAACTGCTGAAGGATCATCCACTGCACGTACAAACACTCAGCAGACtggag atggagACTCGAGCTGCGTTTCTCCTGACGATGGAAGTTTGTCGTCTTTTGGGTCGAGAGGAGAACAGAAGTGCttcagagagagacacacacctGCTGCGTCTGCTTACACCTGTGGCCAAACTCTACACGGGAAAACAG GCGGTGTGTGTGGTGTCGGAAGGGTTGGAGAGTTTCGGTGGTCAGGGTTACATTGAAGACACCGGCCTGCCCTCCATGCTGCGTGACGCTCAG GTGTTGAGTATTTGGGAAGGCACTACAAACGTTTTATCTTTAGATGTTCTGCGCTCCATTGCAAAGTCTTCTGGGTTAGTTCTCCAGGCATTCTATGCCGACGTCAAA GAGCGTTTGGTGTTGGCTGAATCGTGTCCTGCTCTGCGTCAGGCGGTCTTGTCTCTCCGCTCATCTCTCTCTGATTTAATGTCCTTCAGTCAGACGGTGACGTGTCGACCTGCAGGATGTCTGGAGCTCGCCGCTAGAGATCTGTCCTACAGCCTTGCTCGCATTTACATGG GTGCTCTGTTAGTGGATCACGCCACCTGGGAGAATgccacacacactgacatctacACAGcgcagag gtggtGTGATCAGGATTTGTGTCCAGTCGTCACTCGGGATGCCACAGGATGTTATGACCCCCAAACAGTCATCATGGACACAGAGCTGGTGTATGACGGCCTGAagctgtga
- the LOC127651397 gene encoding histidine-rich glycoprotein-like yields MGTFGPHKVINTHTHIHTHTHTHTYTLYIHTHYTHTHTIYTHTTRTHTHYIHTHYTYTHTLYTHTLHVHTHTRTHYIYTHTTRTHTHTYTHTHVHTIYTHTLHVHTHTLYTHTIYTHYIHTHYTYTHTHTHYIHTHYTYTHTHVHTIYTHTTRTHTHTHTHTIYTHTLHTHTHTLYIHTHYTYTHMYTLYIHTLHVHTHTCTHYIYTHTTRTHTHVHTHYIHTHYTYTHTHYIHTHYIHTHYIHTYYTYTHTHPIYTHTIYTHTTRTHTHTHYIHTHYIHTHYIHTHYTYTHVVFPCFMGTFHRHNGFYTVQTLYSIP; encoded by the coding sequence atggggacatttggtccccacaaagtgataaatacacacacacacatacacacacacacacacacacacacgtacacactatatatacacacacactacacgcacacacacactatatacacacacactacacgtacacacacacactatatacacacacactacacgtacacacacacactatatacacacacactacacgtacacacacacacacgtacacactatatatacacacacactacacgtacacacacacacacgtacacacacacacacgtacacactatatatacacacacactacacgtacacacacacacactatacacacacactatatacacacactatatacacacacactacacgtacacacacacacacacacactatatacacacacactatacgtacacacacacacacgtacacactatatatacacacactacacgtacacacacacacacacacacacacactatatatacacacacactacacacacacacacacacactatatatacacacacactacacgtacacacacatgtacacactatatatacacacactacacgtacacacacacacatgtacacactatatatacacacacactacacgtacacacacacacgtacacacacactatatacacacacactacacgtacacacacacacactatatacacacacactatatacacacacactatatacacacatactacacgtacacacacacacaccctatatacacacacactatatacacacacactacacgtacacacacacacacacactatatacacacacactatatacacacacactatatacacacacactacacttacacacatgttgtgtttccatgttttatggggactttccatagacataatggtttttatactgtacaaactttatattctatcccctaa
- the LOC127651396 gene encoding uncharacterized protein LOC127651396 gives MRAFYLQRCFSMHACVRVCALPAQMFKCACVCVLPAQVFECTCMLYLHRCLCVHACVFYLHRCFSMHACVHVCFTCTGVSVCMRVCFTCTGVLVCMRVCVLPAQVFQYACVCVFYLHRCFSMHACVCVLPAQVFQYACVCVCVLPAQVFQYACVCVCVLPAQVFQYACVCVFYLHRCFSMHACVCFTCTGVSVCMRMCVLPAQAFQYACVRFLLAQVFQYPCMCACVCVLPAQVFQYACMCVLPAQVFQYACVCVSEFQHCLQLELASSPTPLDVEGKWTRFRTVAHVTAMAVLGTRSRPPQKPWLMEEVFRLAEKKQQAHSHRLQHPTSENEEAYRSLRSEVWRAVRRCKDGWWSRVAEEMESASVAHVHKSLFNSIKKVTCSATPITIIRGKNGDPISDPQKQVCRFAEHFCEVLGEGKSLSLENIVGQSGDDPAGAAVPQILEEEVARCGWLAEVPSLEEVLKAIQSLRLGKAPGRDDLPSEMLREGGVCAQTALHDIITTV, from the exons ATGCGTGCGTTTTACCTGCAGAGGTGTTTCAGTAtgcatgcatgcgtgcgtgtgtgtgctttaCCTGCACAGATGTTTAAgtgcgcatgcgtgtgtgtttTACCTGCACAGGTGTTTGAGTGTACGTGCATGCTTTACCTGCACAGATGTttatgtgtgcatgcgtgcgtttTTTACTTGCACAGGTGTTTcagtatgcatgcatgtgtgcatgtgtgttttaccTGCACAGGTGTTTCagtatgcatgcgtgtgtgttttaCCTGCACGGGTGTTTTagtatgcatgcgtgtgtgtgttttacctgcACAGGTGTTTCagtatgcatgcgtgtgtgtgttttacctgcACAGGTGTTTCagtatgcatgcgtgtgtgtgtgttttacctgcACAGGTGTTTCagtatgcatgcgtgtgtgtgtgtgttttacctgcACAGGTGTTTCagtatgcatgcgtgtgtgtgtgtgttttacctgcACAGGTGTTTCagtatgcatgcgtgtgtgtgttttacctgcACAGGTGTTTCagtatgcatgcgtgtgtgtgttttacctgcACAGGTGTTTCAGTATGCATGCGTATGTGTGTTTTACCTGCACAGGCGTTTCAGTATGCATGCGTGCGTTTTTTACTTGCACAGGTGTTTCAGTATccatgcatgtgtgcgtgtgtgtgtgttctacctGCACAGGTGTTTcaatatgcatgcatgtgtgttttaCCTGCACAGGTGTTTCaatatgcatgcgtgt GTGTTTCAGAATTTCAGCATTGCTTGCAGCTGGAGTTGGCATCAtcccccactcctctggatgtcgaggggaaatggacgaggtttaggactgtggctcatgtaactgcaatggcagttttgggcacacggtccagacctcctcagaaaccctggctgatggaggaggtgttcaggctggctgagaaaaagcaacaggcccactctcatcgtctacagcatcccacgtcagagaatgaggaggcttaccgcagccttcgctcaGAGGTTTggagagccgtgaggcgctgcaaggatggttggtggtcgcgggttgctgaggagatggagtctgcctcagtggcccacgttcacaaatcgctctttaattccatcaaaaaagttacttgcagcgccacacctattaccatcattaggggaaagaatggtgatccaatctccgacccccagaaacaggtttgcagatttgctgagcatttctgtgaggtcctgggggaggggaagtccctgagcctggaaaacattgtgggacaaagtggggatgaccctgctggggctgcggtgccacaaATATTAGAGGAAGAAGTCGCTcgctgtgggtggctggctgaggtgccatctttggaggaagtactgaaggcgatccagagcctgagactaggaaaggcaccgggcagagatgatctccccagtgaaatgctgagggagggcggtgtttgtgcacagactgccctacatgacatcataacaacagtctag
- the LOC127652204 gene encoding zinc finger and BTB domain-containing protein 22-like isoform X1, translating to MGSEAVHYIHLHNSSQSVLEALRSQRRKGLFCDVTVRIHDASLRAHACVLAAGSPFFQDKLLLGHSEISVPPLVPAETVKQLVDFMYSGSLVVLHSQALCILTAASILQIKTVIDECTQIISQRRAAAAAAGGVGPLGGALLKQEEGGDGKERESSPLQGFVYSMPGDCTSAAEMAVALSGGAQGEGGGVGPLMPLPELGGAGLCRGEGMGVAVGGAMLKPTSCAQEINYMLNPSSERSANVAAAANERAQIVSPPGMARGGGLEYTGGGEELVVGVDRFSEEDEREGERETDRERAAAHTRKQRQPLRLQVLGGEEVVVKNEGVQEGEGLFEIDERGNASHQHTYGQVKHIHTVMYMCCRANAAEATGNVCVCVCVCVCVCVCVCVCAFQGGFYEESSVFSGSFWSQADPQSSLGSNSRSQVNKPLSPPPTTQSLSNQMLFQFPASESQSSSFYVGGPMVIDNMSDSCQQAPPHAPLTPAPSPSTPACIAGPSFAPQGSESFDCSHCGKSLRSRKNYSKHMFIHSGQKPHQCSICWRSFSLRDYLLKHMVVHTGVRAFQCSVCSKRFTQKSSLNVHMRTHRVERTFTCGVCHRAFTHRTLLERHTLQHQHPTPTIKLPTNHMESGNGGMGGASGPGPAS from the exons ATGGGTTCGGAGGCGGTCCACTACATCCACCTTCATAACTCCAGTCAGTCGGTGCTGGAAGCGTTGAGATCTCAGCGACGCAAAGGTCTGTTTTGTGACGTCACCGTGCGCATCCATGACGCGTCGCTGCGGGCCCATGCCTGCGTGTTGGCGGCGGGGAGCCCATTCTTCCAAGACAAGCTGCTGCTGGGTCACTCTGAGATCTCGGTGCCGCCGCTGGTTCCGGCTGAGACGGTGAAGCAGCTGGTGGACTTCATGTACAGCGGCTCGCTGGTGGTGCTGCACTCGCAAGCGCTCTGCATCCTCACAGCTGCGTCCATCCTGCAGATCAAGACCGTCATCGATGAGTGCACGCAGATCATCTCGCAGCGACGTGCAGCTGCTGCTGCCGCTGGAGGGGTGGGGCCTCTGGGGGGTGCTCTGCTCAAGCAGGAGGAGGGTGGCGACGGGAAAGAGCGTGAGAGCTcacctctgcagggctttgtttACAGCATGCCGGGTGATTGCACGTCTGCGGCGGAAATGGCAGTCGCTCTAAGCGGTGGGGCACAGGGGGAGGGCGGGGGTGTGGGCCCACTGATGCCCCTCCCTGAATTAGGCGGGGCTGGGTTGTGTCGAGGGGAGGGGATGGGTGTGGCAGTGGGCGGGGCCATGCTGAAACCGACCAGCTGTGCGCAGGAAATCAACTACATGTTGAATCCGAGCTCGGAACGAAGTGCAAATGTTGCCGCCGCCGCAAATGAGCGTGCTCAGATAGTCTCTCCCCCCGGGATGGCCCGCGGCGGGGGTTTGGAGTATACCGGCGGGGGggaggagcttgtggtgggcgtGGACAGATTCAGTGAAGAGGAcgagcgagagggagagagagagacagacagagagagagctgcAGCGCACACACGCAAACAGAGACAACCGCTCagactgcag GTGTTGGGGGGGGAGGAGGTGGTGGTGAAGAATGAGGGGGTGCAGGAAGGGGAGGGGCTGTTTGAGATAGACGAGAGAGGGAACGCATCACACCAGCACACCTACGGACAggtaaaacatatacacacagtaaTGTACATGTGCTGCAGAGCAAATGCAGCAGAGGCCACtggaaacgtgtgtgtgtgtgtgtgtgtgtgtgtgtgtgtgtgtgtgtgtgtgtgtgtgtgtgcatttcagGGTGGGTTCTATGAGGAGTCCAGTGTGTTCTCTGGTAGTTTTTGGTCCCAGGCGGATCCGCAGTCGTCTCTGGGTTCAAACTCTCGCAGTCAAGTCAACAAACCGCTCTCGCCCCCGCCGACAACACAGAGCCTCAGCAACCAG ATGCTTTTCCAGTTTCCTGCCAGCGAATCACAGTCCTCCTCCTTCTACGTGGGTGGGCCAATGGTGATTGACAACATGTCTGATTCATGTCAGCAGGCCCCGCCTCATGCCCCGCTGACCCCAGCTCCATCCCCCTCAACCCCAGCATGCATCGCGGGTCCGAGTTTTGCCCCGCAGGGATCCGAGTCGTTCGACTGCAGCCACTGCGGAAAATCACTGCGCTCGCGCAAGAACTACAGCAAACACATGTTCATCCACTCCG GTCAGAAGCCGCATCAGTGCAGCATCTGCTGGCGCTCGTTCTCTCTGCGTGACTATCTGCTCAAGCACATGGTGGTGCACACGGGCGTGCGAGCGTTTCAGTGCTCCGTCTGCAGCAAACGCTTCACGCAGAAGAGCTCGCTCAATGTGCACATGCGCACACACCGCGTGGAGCGCACCTTCACCTGTGGCGTTTGTCACCGCGCATTCACGCACCGCACGCTGCTCGAGAGACACACCCTCCAACACCAACACCCCACGCCCACCATCAAACTGCCCACCAATCACATGGAGTCGGGCAATGGCGGGATGGGCGGAGCCAGTGGACCGGGTCCCGCCTCTTAG
- the LOC127652204 gene encoding zinc finger and BTB domain-containing protein 45-like isoform X2, translating into MGSEAVHYIHLHNSSQSVLEALRSQRRKGLFCDVTVRIHDASLRAHACVLAAGSPFFQDKLLLGHSEISVPPLVPAETVKQLVDFMYSGSLVVLHSQALCILTAASILQIKTVIDECTQIISQRRAAAAAAGGVGPLGGALLKQEEGGDGKERESSPLQGFVYSMPGDCTSAAEMAVALSGGAQGEGGGVGPLMPLPELGGAGLCRGEGMGVAVGGAMLKPTSCAQEINYMLNPSSERSANVAAAANERAQIVSPPGMARGGGLEYTGGGEELVVGVDRFSEEDEREGERETDRERAAAHTRKQRQPLRLQVLGGEEVVVKNEGVQEGEGLFEIDERGNASHQHTYGQGGFYEESSVFSGSFWSQADPQSSLGSNSRSQVNKPLSPPPTTQSLSNQMLFQFPASESQSSSFYVGGPMVIDNMSDSCQQAPPHAPLTPAPSPSTPACIAGPSFAPQGSESFDCSHCGKSLRSRKNYSKHMFIHSGQKPHQCSICWRSFSLRDYLLKHMVVHTGVRAFQCSVCSKRFTQKSSLNVHMRTHRVERTFTCGVCHRAFTHRTLLERHTLQHQHPTPTIKLPTNHMESGNGGMGGASGPGPAS; encoded by the exons ATGGGTTCGGAGGCGGTCCACTACATCCACCTTCATAACTCCAGTCAGTCGGTGCTGGAAGCGTTGAGATCTCAGCGACGCAAAGGTCTGTTTTGTGACGTCACCGTGCGCATCCATGACGCGTCGCTGCGGGCCCATGCCTGCGTGTTGGCGGCGGGGAGCCCATTCTTCCAAGACAAGCTGCTGCTGGGTCACTCTGAGATCTCGGTGCCGCCGCTGGTTCCGGCTGAGACGGTGAAGCAGCTGGTGGACTTCATGTACAGCGGCTCGCTGGTGGTGCTGCACTCGCAAGCGCTCTGCATCCTCACAGCTGCGTCCATCCTGCAGATCAAGACCGTCATCGATGAGTGCACGCAGATCATCTCGCAGCGACGTGCAGCTGCTGCTGCCGCTGGAGGGGTGGGGCCTCTGGGGGGTGCTCTGCTCAAGCAGGAGGAGGGTGGCGACGGGAAAGAGCGTGAGAGCTcacctctgcagggctttgtttACAGCATGCCGGGTGATTGCACGTCTGCGGCGGAAATGGCAGTCGCTCTAAGCGGTGGGGCACAGGGGGAGGGCGGGGGTGTGGGCCCACTGATGCCCCTCCCTGAATTAGGCGGGGCTGGGTTGTGTCGAGGGGAGGGGATGGGTGTGGCAGTGGGCGGGGCCATGCTGAAACCGACCAGCTGTGCGCAGGAAATCAACTACATGTTGAATCCGAGCTCGGAACGAAGTGCAAATGTTGCCGCCGCCGCAAATGAGCGTGCTCAGATAGTCTCTCCCCCCGGGATGGCCCGCGGCGGGGGTTTGGAGTATACCGGCGGGGGggaggagcttgtggtgggcgtGGACAGATTCAGTGAAGAGGAcgagcgagagggagagagagagacagacagagagagagctgcAGCGCACACACGCAAACAGAGACAACCGCTCagactgcag GTGTTGGGGGGGGAGGAGGTGGTGGTGAAGAATGAGGGGGTGCAGGAAGGGGAGGGGCTGTTTGAGATAGACGAGAGAGGGAACGCATCACACCAGCACACCTACGGACAg GGTGGGTTCTATGAGGAGTCCAGTGTGTTCTCTGGTAGTTTTTGGTCCCAGGCGGATCCGCAGTCGTCTCTGGGTTCAAACTCTCGCAGTCAAGTCAACAAACCGCTCTCGCCCCCGCCGACAACACAGAGCCTCAGCAACCAG ATGCTTTTCCAGTTTCCTGCCAGCGAATCACAGTCCTCCTCCTTCTACGTGGGTGGGCCAATGGTGATTGACAACATGTCTGATTCATGTCAGCAGGCCCCGCCTCATGCCCCGCTGACCCCAGCTCCATCCCCCTCAACCCCAGCATGCATCGCGGGTCCGAGTTTTGCCCCGCAGGGATCCGAGTCGTTCGACTGCAGCCACTGCGGAAAATCACTGCGCTCGCGCAAGAACTACAGCAAACACATGTTCATCCACTCCG GTCAGAAGCCGCATCAGTGCAGCATCTGCTGGCGCTCGTTCTCTCTGCGTGACTATCTGCTCAAGCACATGGTGGTGCACACGGGCGTGCGAGCGTTTCAGTGCTCCGTCTGCAGCAAACGCTTCACGCAGAAGAGCTCGCTCAATGTGCACATGCGCACACACCGCGTGGAGCGCACCTTCACCTGTGGCGTTTGTCACCGCGCATTCACGCACCGCACGCTGCTCGAGAGACACACCCTCCAACACCAACACCCCACGCCCACCATCAAACTGCCCACCAATCACATGGAGTCGGGCAATGGCGGGATGGGCGGAGCCAGTGGACCGGGTCCCGCCTCTTAG